A window of the Salinirubellus salinus genome harbors these coding sequences:
- a CDS encoding DNA polymerase sliding clamp: MSTNTESDTADAQPATTPDVESETESDSEIDTQPEPEVKTEAKLVSDPSVDTDTDTGGDGAAENDTEGETETESESEGEADDAAEVVTSPPQQFTAAIKGGAIKEFVSTLRAIVDEAKIRVGLDGIHTRAVDPANVAMYDVSLAAGAFESYDATEGVLGVNLERFEEVLKLAKKNDLVQLSFNTTSFKLVIHIDGVDFTMALIDPDSIRKEPEIPEMDLPISLTLEEAQISRGVKAADMVSDHIRFRCDEAEASVYIEAEGDTDNVSLELADDDLVALSAADGNALYSLDYVNDISKQFPKGTEITLTFGSDFPMMFEYEFSDGECDVLAMLAPRIQSD, encoded by the coding sequence ATGAGTACCAACACCGAATCCGACACCGCCGACGCACAGCCCGCCACCACTCCCGACGTCGAATCTGAAACCGAATCCGATTCCGAGATCGACACCCAACCGGAACCCGAGGTCAAAACAGAAGCCAAACTGGTATCCGACCCCAGCGTCGACACCGACACTGACACCGGCGGAGACGGAGCCGCCGAGAACGACACCGAGGGGGAGACGGAGACCGAATCAGAAAGCGAAGGTGAGGCCGACGACGCAGCAGAGGTCGTCACGAGCCCGCCCCAGCAGTTCACCGCCGCCATCAAGGGTGGGGCGATCAAGGAGTTCGTCAGCACGCTTCGCGCCATCGTCGACGAAGCAAAAATTCGCGTCGGCCTAGACGGTATCCACACCCGAGCCGTCGACCCCGCCAACGTCGCGATGTACGACGTCTCTCTCGCAGCCGGCGCTTTCGAGTCCTACGACGCTACCGAGGGCGTCCTCGGTGTCAACCTCGAACGCTTCGAGGAAGTCCTCAAACTCGCCAAGAAAAACGACCTCGTCCAACTCTCGTTCAACACCACGTCGTTCAAGCTCGTCATTCACATCGACGGCGTCGATTTCACGATGGCGCTCATCGACCCCGACAGCATCCGCAAAGAGCCCGAAATCCCCGAGATGGACCTGCCCATCTCCCTCACGCTCGAGGAAGCACAAATCTCGCGTGGCGTCAAGGCCGCCGATATGGTCTCTGACCACATCCGCTTCCGCTGTGACGAGGCCGAGGCCAGCGTTTACATCGAAGCTGAAGGTGACACCGACAACGTCAGTCTCGAACTCGCAGATGACGACCTCGTCGCGCTCTCGGCCGCTGACGGCAACGCACTCTACAGCCTCGACTACGTCAACGACATCTCCAAACAGTTCCCCAAGGGCACGGAGATAACGCTCACCTTCGGGAGCGACTTCCCGATGATGTTCGAGTACGAGTTCAGCGACGGCGAATGCGACGTCCTCGCCATGCTCGCTCCGCGTATCCAGAGCGACTAG
- a CDS encoding transcription initiation factor IIB: protein MSQRYLEAANSNARPGPHPSGSPLGTHQRGLAPAIDSEPSSAQKLAPERTQPVGDPICPECATDEHLVVDETETFCQACGLVVTRDILDRELQWETTADGERQPARGGAPTTIRRHDKGLPTEIGSYRDGYGNELSSKTQRQFKRLRKWDDRAKASTTHDQSLRTGLGEIARLVSAAELPTPIHDRAARLFRDAWENNLLRGRSIEAIATASIFAACRLERLPRFLEELTAVARVGESDIKSAYRLLNREFELATPPPLPQDFLPRLANAVDAHPRVERRAHQLVTAPAVGVLANGRQPAGVAAACLYHAHDESELTNLKLTQQRLADAGFSTPTTIRNIRRELLSLDDAGDLPDPDGNLDDYLG, encoded by the coding sequence ATGTCCCAACGCTATCTCGAGGCCGCGAACAGCAACGCCCGTCCCGGGCCCCATCCGTCCGGCAGCCCCCTCGGTACCCACCAGCGGGGACTCGCCCCAGCTATCGACTCCGAGCCGTCGTCTGCCCAGAAATTGGCGCCCGAACGCACCCAACCGGTCGGTGACCCAATTTGCCCCGAGTGTGCGACCGACGAACACCTCGTCGTCGACGAGACTGAAACCTTCTGTCAGGCGTGCGGCCTCGTGGTCACCCGAGACATCCTTGATCGGGAACTCCAGTGGGAGACAACCGCCGATGGCGAACGGCAACCCGCTCGGGGCGGCGCTCCCACGACCATCCGACGCCACGACAAGGGACTCCCGACCGAGATTGGCTCCTACCGCGACGGCTACGGGAACGAACTCTCATCGAAGACACAGCGCCAGTTCAAACGCCTTCGTAAATGGGACGACCGAGCGAAAGCGAGTACCACTCACGACCAGTCGCTCCGTACCGGCCTTGGAGAAATCGCCCGTCTCGTGAGTGCGGCCGAGCTCCCCACACCGATCCACGACCGCGCTGCGAGACTCTTTCGCGACGCCTGGGAGAACAATCTCCTCCGTGGGCGCTCCATCGAAGCCATCGCGACCGCCAGCATCTTCGCCGCCTGTCGCCTCGAGCGCCTGCCACGGTTCCTCGAGGAACTCACCGCCGTTGCCCGCGTCGGCGAATCCGATATCAAAAGCGCCTATCGACTGCTGAATCGCGAGTTCGAACTCGCAACGCCACCGCCGCTCCCGCAGGACTTCCTCCCTCGACTCGCCAACGCCGTCGACGCCCACCCCCGGGTCGAACGACGAGCCCACCAACTCGTCACCGCCCCCGCTGTCGGTGTCCTCGCCAACGGCCGACAGCCCGCCGGGGTCGCCGCCGCGTGCCTCTATCACGCTCACGATGAAAGCGAGCTCACCAACCTCAAACTTACACAGCAGCGACTCGCCGACGCAGGCTTCTCCACTCCAACGACCATCCGGAACATCCGCCGGGAACTTCTCTCGCTCGACGATGCCGGTGATCTCCCCGATCCAGACGGCAATCTCGACGACTACCTCGGGTAG
- a CDS encoding tyrosine-type recombinase/integrase codes for MSHHNQPTTEWADRHRRALTTRHTHEDVLTDRQFELLLEACSVLPAPHDFEARFICLLAGRLGLRAGEIAHFQTTWVNWNRRTIRIPQHEPCQCGYCQRQARQEATHNSGLSVEGAIESRWHPKTVASARLIPFDLTLRLELCLERFANRYDAFPRSRSTINRRIQAAATEADLPGRVYPHCLRATAASYHAYKGVAPVPLQALMGWSDLATAQKYIRISGTATADALRRVHHR; via the coding sequence GTGTCCCACCACAACCAACCCACAACTGAATGGGCGGATCGTCATCGGCGGGCGCTCACGACCCGGCACACCCACGAGGATGTCCTAACTGACCGCCAGTTCGAACTCCTGCTTGAGGCCTGCTCAGTCCTTCCAGCACCGCACGATTTCGAAGCACGATTCATCTGTCTCCTCGCGGGTCGACTCGGGCTTCGCGCTGGCGAGATTGCGCACTTTCAGACTACGTGGGTGAACTGGAACCGTCGAACGATTCGCATTCCACAGCACGAACCGTGTCAATGTGGGTACTGCCAACGACAAGCTCGACAGGAAGCGACCCACAACAGTGGGCTGTCTGTCGAGGGGGCTATCGAGTCACGGTGGCATCCGAAAACGGTGGCTTCGGCTCGGCTCATCCCGTTCGACCTCACACTGCGGCTGGAGCTGTGTCTCGAACGCTTCGCCAATCGGTACGATGCGTTTCCGCGCTCACGCTCAACAATCAACAGGCGAATACAGGCTGCCGCAACCGAGGCCGACCTACCAGGTCGTGTCTATCCACACTGCCTGCGGGCAACCGCCGCCAGTTACCATGCGTACAAGGGTGTCGCGCCGGTGCCACTCCAAGCGCTCATGGGATGGAGCGATCTGGCGACTGCCCAGAAGTATATCCGCATCTCGGGGACAGCGACAGCGGATGCCCTGCGTCGAGTACACCACCGATAG
- a CDS encoding amphi-Trp domain-containing protein — translation MPEEVLFKSENVQNRSEIATYLRQVADSLDAGGDITLRAGDQSVTMDPPPSLTFEVKAEREGPTGKPGELSIEFELEWDEDGGGGGQLEIE, via the coding sequence ATGCCTGAAGAAGTGCTATTCAAATCGGAAAACGTACAGAATCGTAGCGAAATCGCCACGTACCTCCGACAGGTAGCCGACAGTCTGGATGCGGGCGGCGACATCACACTCCGCGCTGGCGATCAGTCCGTGACGATGGATCCGCCCCCGAGCCTCACCTTCGAGGTCAAGGCCGAACGAGAAGGCCCGACCGGCAAGCCCGGCGAACTGAGTATCGAGTTCGAACTCGAATGGGATGAAGACGGCGGAGGGGGCGGCCAGCTCGAAATCGAATAA